Proteins encoded together in one Streptomyces sp. B1I3 window:
- a CDS encoding endonuclease I family protein, whose translation MSVAQIGRWKVAAAAISTVLIGLTLPTVAASPASATTTAYDSTYYKNAIGKTGTSLKSSLHTIISPQTKISYDAVWNALKVTDQDPNNSGNVILLYSGVSRSKALNGGDVGDWNREHVWAQSHGNFGTSSGPGTDLHHLRPADVQVNSIRANKDFDYGGSAVSGAAGSYTDSNSFEPRNADKGDVARMILYMAVRYEGDDAWADLEPNDSVSNGSVPYHGRLSVLKQWNEQDPPSAFEEKRNQVIFDTYQKNRNPFIDHPEWVEAIW comes from the coding sequence ATGTCCGTTGCGCAGATAGGCAGATGGAAGGTGGCGGCGGCAGCCATATCCACCGTCCTGATCGGCCTGACCCTTCCGACGGTCGCCGCGAGTCCCGCGAGCGCCACGACCACCGCGTACGACAGCACGTACTACAAGAACGCGATCGGCAAGACGGGCACGAGCCTGAAGTCCTCGCTGCACACGATCATCAGCCCCCAGACCAAGATCTCGTACGACGCGGTCTGGAACGCGCTCAAGGTCACCGACCAGGACCCGAACAACAGCGGCAACGTGATCCTTCTGTACAGCGGGGTCTCGCGCAGCAAGGCCCTCAACGGCGGCGACGTCGGCGACTGGAACCGTGAGCACGTGTGGGCGCAGTCGCACGGCAACTTCGGCACCTCGTCCGGCCCGGGCACCGACCTCCACCACCTGCGTCCCGCGGACGTACAGGTCAACAGCATCCGCGCCAACAAGGACTTCGACTACGGCGGCAGCGCGGTCAGCGGCGCGGCCGGCAGCTATACGGACTCCAACTCCTTCGAGCCGCGCAACGCGGACAAGGGAGATGTGGCCCGCATGATCCTCTACATGGCCGTCCGCTACGAGGGGGACGACGCCTGGGCCGATCTGGAGCCCAACGATTCGGTCTCCAACGGCAGTGTCCCGTACCACGGCCGCCTCTCCGTGCTGAAGCAGTGGAACGAGCAGGATCCGCCGAGCGCGTTCGAGGAGAAGCGCAACCAGGTCATCTTCGACACCTACCAGAAGAACCGCAACCCCTTCATCGACCACCCGGAGTGGGTCGAGGCGATCTGGTAG
- a CDS encoding amino acid permease, with protein MLDQGTVAPDTTAPTPKSSVLSALTRRKPVERLVAEGGQGEGGSLRRSLSMWQLTMISIGATLGTGIFVVLGESVPKAGPAVTLAFVFAGLTALFSALSYAELAGTIPVAGSSYSYAYATMGELVAWVCGWCLLLEYGVSVAAVAVGWGDYLNQLLDGTLGVTLPTALSAPPGDGGIFNLPALIVVVLAMMFLLGGAKESARANTIMVLVKIASLVLFCAIGFMGFKSGNYSDFMPLGIGSVGAAGAILFFSYIGFDAASTAGEEAKNPKRDLPRAIMLSLVIVTVLYVLVAAVAVGAWDWRKFAGSEATLTAIMNDVTGQGFWGTLLAGGAVISIASVVLTVLYGQTRILFAMSRDGLVPKVFGKVHPKSGTPRVNTVIVSLFCGVLAAAIPLGKLVSATSIGTLFAFALVNIAVVVLRHNRPEMDRTFKVPFGPLFPVLGFVFCGYSMYTLDVDTWIVFGAWMAVGLVFYAVYGIRRSRLASVEK; from the coding sequence CGCCCTCACCCGGCGCAAGCCGGTAGAACGCCTGGTCGCCGAGGGTGGACAGGGTGAGGGCGGCAGCCTCCGCCGCTCGCTCTCCATGTGGCAGCTGACCATGATCAGCATCGGTGCCACGCTCGGCACCGGAATTTTCGTGGTCCTCGGCGAATCCGTTCCCAAGGCCGGCCCTGCCGTCACGCTCGCCTTCGTGTTCGCCGGACTCACGGCGCTCTTCTCGGCCCTCTCGTACGCCGAACTCGCCGGCACCATTCCAGTGGCCGGCTCCTCCTACTCGTATGCTTACGCAACGATGGGTGAACTCGTCGCATGGGTCTGCGGCTGGTGTCTGCTCCTGGAGTACGGCGTGTCCGTCGCGGCCGTCGCGGTCGGCTGGGGTGACTACCTCAACCAACTGCTCGACGGAACCCTCGGCGTCACCCTTCCCACGGCGCTCAGCGCACCCCCCGGCGACGGCGGCATATTCAACCTCCCCGCTCTGATCGTCGTCGTGCTCGCCATGATGTTCCTGCTGGGCGGGGCCAAGGAGTCCGCTCGCGCCAACACGATCATGGTCCTCGTTAAGATCGCCTCGCTCGTCCTCTTCTGCGCGATCGGCTTCATGGGCTTCAAGTCGGGCAACTACAGCGACTTCATGCCGCTCGGTATCGGAAGCGTGGGCGCCGCGGGCGCCATCCTCTTCTTCTCCTACATCGGATTCGACGCCGCCTCCACCGCCGGCGAGGAGGCCAAGAACCCCAAGCGCGACCTTCCGCGAGCGATCATGCTCTCCCTGGTCATCGTCACCGTGCTGTACGTGCTCGTCGCCGCCGTGGCGGTCGGCGCGTGGGACTGGAGGAAGTTCGCGGGCTCCGAGGCGACCCTGACCGCGATCATGAACGATGTCACCGGACAGGGCTTCTGGGGCACCCTGCTCGCGGGCGGCGCGGTCATCTCCATCGCGAGCGTGGTCCTGACGGTGCTCTACGGCCAGACCCGCATCCTCTTCGCGATGTCCCGCGACGGCCTCGTACCCAAGGTCTTCGGCAAGGTGCACCCCAAGTCCGGAACGCCTCGTGTCAACACGGTGATCGTCTCGCTCTTCTGCGGTGTCCTCGCGGCGGCCATCCCGCTCGGCAAGCTCGTCAGCGCGACCAGCATCGGTACGCTCTTCGCGTTCGCCCTGGTCAACATCGCAGTGGTCGTGCTGCGCCACAACCGGCCCGAGATGGACCGCACGTTCAAGGTGCCCTTCGGCCCGCTCTTCCCCGTTCTGGGCTTCGTCTTCTGCGGCTACAGCATGTACACCCTCGACGTGGACACCTGGATCGTGTTCGGTGCCTGGATGGCTGTCGGCCTCGTGTTCTACGCCGTGTACGGCATACGTCGTTCCCGTCTGGCCTCCGTGGAGAAGTGA